CGTAAGCGCATTGAAGCGGAATGCGGGGATTATCGAGTGCGTATCCCACAAAAGCGAAATATACCCCTCCGGAATAGAAATATTGGCGAAACCGAATATCGTATTGTTGAGCGCTTCGGTCACCGATCTGTCTCCGTTCATAATCGGAAATACGCCGTTTTGAATTAAAATATGGGACGGATTTTTAATCTGCAATATGTCTTTCGTCAAAGGGTTTTCAGGAAATGCGCTCATACCGACAATCCATGCGAATGCGACGGCGAGAACGGCGGAGTTTATCCAATGATCCGCAAAATTTCCGGAAAGATATTTTATTAAAAACATCGTAGAGAATGCGATGCAAAAAACCGTCACGGGATGAAAAGTCGACGGCAGAAGCATACCCGTAACGGTTCCCTGAAAAATTGCGGAAACGAGGGAAAAGCGGGAAGACGATACGAGTTTTGCATGCAGCAAATCGGCTCCGATAAATCCCGACAGAGAAGCGCCTATGACGATAAGAGAGCCCCAGCTTTTCGTGAGTGCAAGCATGAGCACTTGCAGCGACAACAGGCACAGCGAAATAAGTGAAATGTTTTGAGCCGACGGCGAAAGATACAAAAAAGGCCGCAGCGGTTTTTTCTTTTTGAAAAATGCGTCAGTCATATCATTCATAGCGATTCTCCCGCATGGCGCATTCGTGTTATCGCCTGGCTTATCGAAAGCCGTGAGGGACACACCGAATTGCACAGCCCGCACCCCGAACACAATACCGCCGAGTCGATATATTCTTTTTGCGCTTCCGCGCCGCCCGATGCGTGCCGGTACAATATGTCCGGCGACAGATGACGGGGACAGACGAGGCGGCATTCGCCGCAGCGTACGCACGGCAGCTCATTCCGATCGGGAATACGGTGCGCGGAAAGGAATGAAATCGATTTTACGTATTTCGTCACCGGAGCGTCAAGACTTGCACAAAAGCTTCCGAGCATGAGACCGTTTACGATAACGGCTGCGGAAGAGCGCTTTAATCCGCCGCATTGTTCGGCAAGGTAGCGCATCGTCGTTCCGACGCGTACTTTCATAAGAGCCTCCGCCGGTATGCATTCGCCGGAAACATGTACATACTGTTCGACCGACGGCACGCCGAAGCAAATCGCATTGTTTACCGCAATCATCGATACGGCATCGACAAAAACGCATCCGGCTGAGATTTTATTGAACGGTTTTTCTTTTGCCGATTTTTTTACGACATCGATTATTTCATTGCGGAAACCGGCCGGATATTCGGTTATATCGACGGGAACGAAGCATACCGGAGCCGGAGCACCTTCGACGTTCATAAAACTCCGATCCGCGTTTTCAATCGAAGCGGGTTTTCCGTCCGATTGTGCCGAAGATTTTTCACCCGACTTTCCCTTTTTTCCGGCACTCGCAGCCTTTTGCATATTTTCGGCATCGTATGCAAAAACGATACCCGCTCCTCCGAGAGCGCGGGAAACGATAAAGGCTCCCGTTTTGATATCGTCGAAAAACGCTTTCGATAAAACGGAATCGGTAATGCGCTTGGGATCGTCGTCATAGAGGCGCACGACGAGCACGTTTCGCGCTTTCATTTCCGTATATTCAATTTGAGATGCAAGAGAAGCAGGCTCGGTCGTATCGAAAGTGTTTATGACGCCCGAATCCGCAATTCGCCGAATGATTTCCGAAGGAGAAAGAGAGCGCCAGTTTTCGGAAAAGCGTTTTTTTCCGAGATATGAAAATCTTCCGGCAAGCCGTATTCGTACAGCGCGCTCTTCACGTCCGTTCGGACTGATACATGAAACGATATCTTCGACAATACCCGGTACGCTTGCGTGCAGCTTTGCACCTGAGCGGAGGGGATAAGACGAAGAAGGAACGGCAATGGTTTCCCCTTCGCGCACGCGGTCTCCGGGATGAACGAGACAAACGAGAGAGTCTTGCGTTTCGTGAGAGAGCGGAATCGTCACGACCGGCTGCAAAAAACCGTTTACGGCGCGTTTAACGAGATTTCCTTCGTTTGTATGTATGACGGGAATCATCTTCATCGCAGTTTACTCCGTATTAAGAGAATCGACGGTATGCACAGCGCAAAAGCTACGAGCAGCGTGTGCAAAAGCCCTCCGCCTCCCGGCACCGAAAACGCGTACCCCGCATGCACACGAGAGCCTTGCGCTTTTATCAATTTTTCGACTGCGGGATACGGCAGCGCATCGATATCGCCCAGCGTCGCATCGTAAAAATTTTTATCGAATACCATGGAAACGCTCGTCTCCGAAATCCCCGCATCTCCGTCTGAAAAACGGGGAAAGACGATGCTGTCACCCGTCTTCGGATGCCTTTCGTGCGCGCTTTGCGCGTTCACCGAACGGTACGGAGCGGTTTTCGTATTCCAGCACCACGCGACGTATTCGTCGAGCGTCGGAAAACTCCCCGCCGGCGACTGCGCACGGGCAGACGGAAACTCGAGCTGCGGTACGCGCGAAAAAGGAGCAGCGGCGAAGCCGACCGAAAAAGAAGACAAAAGAGAAGCAGCGAAAAGAACGGCAATGCTCGAAGCGCAGGCGGCCGTTCCGCGAAACGTCGCTTTCGTAAAAAACGGGATCACCCGTGCAGGCCTGATCGGAACAAGCGTAAATCGATAGCGCGCTTCATAAAGTCGTTCCGCCGTCGAAAAAGCTGCAAGCGCGGATACGGTACCGACGATAACCGGCACAAAAAGCAGTGCGCTCCGAAGCGAAGACACGCATGCAGTGATGAGCGAAACGATAAAAAATGCGATAAACACGGGATTCGTTTTGACGACCGAAAATGCACCTCGCCTTCCCCACAATCTCAACGCGATAAAAAGCGCATACAAAAAGAGGCAGGCCGATGCCGCAGCGGCATAGAAGGGCACGCATGCGGCAAACAAAACCGGAAAAACAGCAGCGGCAAAAAAGAGGGCGCGGTGCGGAGATAAAAAACACAAGAGAAGCGCAAAGGCCGTACAGATGAGCGGTACGATAAACGGATAGACGCCCTGCGTATCGAGGCCTGCCGCTATGCCCGACGTGCGGAATTCTCGGACGGCGTCTTCAGCAAGCGGCGCATATCGGTCTTCGATATAATACAGCCGATACTGTGCGCCTCTGTCGAAAAAATATGCTCTTCGCTTTGCAAGGTAGCCGTCGGCATCGGAAAAAGCGAGCGCGAGGGATACTTCGGGAGAATGCACCGGCAACATGACGGGAAGCCGCTGGGAGCTGAGGCTGATGACGTTTTCACATCCGGCTTTTTTTAAAACTTCGGCAGCGTAATCGTCATCCGAAGCGTTGTCGACATACACGATTCGGTAGCGCTCCCACAGATTTCCCGACGGTACGGTCCGAAAAATAAAAAGAACGAAAATCGAGAGGACGGCGATGCTGCAAAAAATCGACAATTTTTTTACTGCGCTCATAGTTCCTACTGCAGCAATGAAAATGCAAATCCGATCGAAAAGCCGATAAGAAGTCCTACGATCACTTCGAGCGGCGTGTGCCCCTGCACTTCTTTTATTGGAGTATACGCGACGATCTTTTGCCGATCGAGCTCTTTTCCGATTTCGTTCAATCGCTTCGCCTGAATACCGTTCGCCCGTCTCACGCCGAGCGCATCGCGGACAGTTACGAGCAAAAAACACAGCGACAAAATAAATACGTCGGAATGAATTCCCGAGTGAAAACCGATGGACGTCGTCAGCGCCGCCACGATCGCGGAATGACTTGACGGAAGGCTTCCCGTCCGCCACACCATCATTTCAAAGAGTACGGACAAACTGCGGATTTTATGAGACAGTAAAGCGATGATCGTTTTTAAAAACTGCGAACAAAACCAGCTGCAAATGCACGCCAAAAACACGGGGTTCGCTAAGAAGAGTTTCAGTTGTTCTTTTACCGACAGCAACATAAGTTTAATTTTACCACGACAGCGGCTTTTTTACAACACGCACGAAGCCGGATCACGGTAAGAGCACCGGAGGTCAAAACAAAGAAATCACAGATAAAAGATACGTATTTCTAGGCAAAAGTATAAAAGATATTTATACTTTTTTGCAAAAACTATCGATTTTTGAAAGAATTTATCGAACTGTTTTTTCTACCGCTAATTCTGTAATCCCTTTATCATCCTTGTAAAAGAATAATAAATTCGAAGACTTTAATTTTCCTTCTCGCGGTATTCTTATTTCATATTTACCTGTTTTTTCATTTTTTACATTGATAGTTTTTTTTGTTTTTAAATTTGTAAATAACAAAGAAATATACACCTTTGTATATTTATCATACTCTTCAAAAGTTATTTCATAACCTGTAATATAAAATGGATAGCTAAACAACACTCTTTCCAACGTAAATATTAACTCAGTATCTTCGATACGAACAGTTCCTTGCACATTGGGAAGTATATTTTTAGAATAACTTGGAAAAGCCGATAAAGTTAAAATCAAAAAAATTATTTTCCGCATATTTTATCCGTCAATCGGAAATCACGAAGGCGTACGAATACGCGTCTTCGCCGTTCCGCGAAATCATTCCCAAAAAATTACCGTGCTTTCCGAAAACCGCAATCGCCCCGTCACCGCAGAAAGCGCAAGTACCGTTCGCCGAAAACACAGCGCTTGCCGCACATGCACCGTCAGCCCCTTTTTCAAACATCGAAGAAAAAAGCGGACGCCCGTGTTTGAAATCGTCTTCGTATTCGGAAAGGATGTGCACCGTACCGAAGCCGCATTCGGCTGCGAGGCTTTCGGTCATCATCTGCATCTTTTCACGCACTTCGCTTTGGACGTCTTCTCCCGAATGCGGGGTATGTTCCGACGCGTCCGCCTTACATGAAGCGGATTGTGCTTTTTGCATATCGAAAATCGTTTGATACACCGATCGTAGCGTAAACGGCGCAAGCGATGAAAAGCCCGCAGCATCTTCGAGGCGAAAGCTTCCGACCGAAAGCCGCCTCAAGCCTGCAAGATGGGCTGCGCTTTTGCAATACGATCCGATATCGCGGGCAAGGCTTCTGATGTACGTCCCTTTTGAAACCGAAAAGCGGACACGGACGGCTTTTACGCGATCGCCCGCTTCGAATAAAAACTCTTCCGCTTCGGAAGCGAATACGGTAACGGGACGAGAGGGCATTTCGGCGACGCGTCCGCTCCGCGCAATATCGCTTGCCCGCTCGCCGTTTATGTGCAGTGCGGAAAAAAGCGGCGGCGTCTGCAGTATATCGCCCGTATACTGCTTGATTGCGGAAAGGACATCGTCTTTTGTCGGAAGCGGCGCGGTATTGACGATTTTTCCGGTATATTCGAGCGTATCGGTTTCGATACCGAATTCGATAACGGCGTCGTAAGTTTTATTAAAAGAAGTGATGTATGATGCAATGCGCGTGAGAGAGCCGGTACACACGACGAGGAGACCGGAGGCGAAGCTGTCGAGCGTTCCCGTGTGTCCGACTTTTTTCGTACCGAGCGCGCGCTTGATCGAAAAGAGAGACGAAAAGCTCGTTACGCCCGGCCTCTTTGCAAAAAGAACGATGCCGCCCCGCATCCGCGCCTACTGTGATTCGTGAGGAGCCGGATCCCCTGCCGTACGGGCATTTTCCGCCTCTCCGCCGGCATTTCCTTCCCTTTCAAGTTCGTTCAGCTTTTGCACCATTTCAAAACCTTCTTTCATCGCCGTATCGACGTAAAAGGTCAAATGCGGAAACTGACGGATACGGAGCTTTTTTGCGATCGTCGATTGGATAAAGCCCGCGGCACTGTTTAAACCTTCGACGCCCGTCTTTACCTGCGCGTCGGGAAGAAAGCTCGACACGTAGACTTTTCCGTAGCACAGATCGTTCGACACGTCGACGCGGTTTACCGTCAAAAACGTCGACACGCGCGGATCTTTTACCTGCTCGGTGATGATGAGCTTTGAGATTTCATCGCGCAGCTGATCGCCGAGTCGCTGCATGCGGTACTGCTTCACTCTTTTTCACCCTCACTCGCATCGGCTGCATTGTTTGCAGCGGCTTCTTCGGAAAGCGAATCGCCGAGCTTTCTCGCCACTTTGATGAGTTCGAATGCTTCGAGCGTATCGCCGACTTGGATATCCTGCCAATCTTCGATGCCGACGCCGCACTCGTAACCCGCAGCGACTTCTTTCGCATCGTCTTTAAAGCGCTTGAGCGATGAAATCTTTCCGGTAAATTTGACGATTCCGTCGCGGATGAGATGCACGCTGCCGCTCCGTTTGATAAAGCCGTCGGTAACATAGCAGCCTGCGATAATGCCGACGCGCGGAACTTTGAACGTATTGCGCACTTCAAGCGTACCGGTAACTTCTTCCTTCGTATCGGGCGTGAGCATGCCTTCCATCGCCGCCTGCACTTCTTCGACGGCTTTGTAGATGATCGAATACTTTCGGATTTCGACGCGTTCCTGATCGGCCAGCAGCTTTGCCTTTGCCGTCGGACGCACATTGAATCCGATGATGATCGCATTGCGGTCGGCGCTTGCAAGCGTAACGTCGCTTTCGTTGATGGCGCCCGCCGACGAATGGATGACGACGAGACGGATATCCTTTGTCGAAAGTTTTTCGAGCGCGGTTTTGAGCGCTTCGGCCGACCCCTGCAAATCCGCTTTGATGATGACGCGGAATTCTTTGACGTTGCTCGCGTCGATCGTCTGATAGAGGTTTTCGAGCGTAACTTTTTTGACCGCACGCGCTTCTTCGAAGCGCTTCAATTCCTGCCGCTTTACCGAAACTTCGCGCGCGTCTTTTTCGCTTTCCGTCACTTGGAAGGGATCTCCCGCATTCGGCATACTTTCAATGCCGAGCACTTCGACGGGCATCGACGGAGTCGCTTCCTGAATGCGTTTTCCGCGATCGTTGAACATAGCCCGCACGTGACCGGAATAGATGCCTGCGACGAAGGGATCGCCTTGGCGAAGCGTACCGCGCTGAACGATGACCGTCGCGACGATACCGCGTCCCTGATCGACCCTCGATTCGAGAATTTTTCCTTCGGCACGACAGTTGTAGTCGGCTTTCAATTCGAGCATTTCCGCCTGCAGCAAAACCGCGTCGAGAAGATCGTCTATACCTTCGCCTTTAAGCGCACTGATATTGACATACTGCGTATCGCCGCCCCAATCCTCCGGCGTAAGCCCGTGTTCGGAAAGCTGCGTGCGCACGCGGTCGGGATTCGCTTCCGGCTTATCGATTTTGTTGACCGCGACGATGATCGGAACCTTTGCATCTTTTGCGTGGTTGATCGCTTCAAGCGTCTGCGGCATCACTCCGTCGTCTGCCGCAACGACGAGGATGACGATATCGGTTACCTGCGCACCGCGTGCCCGCATCATCGTAAACGCTTCGTGCCCCGGCGTATCGAGGAAAGTGATCGTACCCTTTTCCGTCGAAACCGAATACGCGCCGATCGACTGGGTGATGCCTCCGAACTCTCCTTCGGCGACGTGTGAATGGCGGATCGCGTCGAGCGTTTTCGTTTTGCCGTGATCGACGTGTCCCATGACGGTGACGATGGGCGGGCGCGGCTTTACCGTTTCCGCATTGTCTTTTTCGCTTTCGATAACGGTTTCGTCGTACAAACTGACGAGATGCACATCGCAGCCGTATTCGGCTGCAACGAGGGTTGCCGTATCGGAATCTATCGATTGATTGATCGTGACCATCATGCCTTGCGACATGAGCTTTTGGATAATGTCCGACGCTTTTAAATTCATTTTACGCGCGAGATCGGAAACGGAAATCGATTCCATGATATCGATCGATTTCGGAACGACGTTCGCAGGCGTTTCGGTTTTTTTCTTTTGCGCAAAAAATTTATCGTCTTCGAGCTGTTCGTCGGTTTTGCGGTAAACCTGTTTTTTGCCTTTAAACGATTTTTTTGCCGGTCCCTTCGGAGGCGGAACCGCTGCAGGAGAACCGAATCCTCCCGGTCTCGCTCCGCCGAATCCCGGACGATTTTGAAAACCGGGACGAGCGCTTCTGCCCTGAAAGCCCGTACGCGTACCCGAAAATCCGGTACGACCGCCCCTTCCCTGCGTATAACCGCCCTGCTGATTTTCGCGTTCTCTGTTTTGATATCCCGCACGTGCCTGCGCTCCGGTAAAGCCCGTGCTGTCGCGATACGGACGGGAGCCGAATCCTCCCGTTTGCGAACGCGAAGAGGACGCGCGGTAGGCGGAACGACTTCTGTCTGAAAGATTTCCCGCTTTTACGTTCGGGCGGACGGCGTTAAAATCGTACGCTTTTTTTACCGGAGCGGCGGTGCTTTTTGCCGCTTTAGCCGGCGCTTCCGGCGTCTGCTGTATGGAAGTCTTCGAATCGGCAGGAGTCTTTTTTTCGACGATATCGGATGTTTCGGACACCGTTTTTTGCGCGGCCGCAGTTTTCCTATCCTGTTTTGCCACGACGCGCACCTTTTCCGTCTTTGCACCGTCGGCAGCTTTCGGAGCGCGCTTAACGATGATGACTCTCTTTTGCTTTTTTTCCGCAGGAGATGCGGGAGCTTTATCGGTCGACGCCTGTCTTTTGTGATGAATTACGAATTCGGGCTTTTTCTCTACTTCATCCGCCATAAATGTTTCTATTCCTCGTCCTCTTTAAATTCAAACTCGACACCGCACTTGGGACAATGTGTCATATCGAGTGTAATCACCGCGCCGCATTCCGGACAGTGATATACTTCTTCATCGTCGGCCGCTTCTTCCGCACTCTCCCGTGAAGCGTTATCATCTTCTACGAACTCAACGGTATTTTTAATAATCGCATCGACGCCGTCGAGATCGCTTTCCGTCAACCCCTCGATGTGTTTTAAGCCGCCGTTGTCGTAAGCTTCGACAAACTGTTCGATATCCTCGATACCGGCGTTTTTAAGAATTTCGGCGACACGCATATCGACACCGGGCAGTTCGGCGACGGTTTTGATTTCGTCGTAATCGTCGTCGCCCGTATCGTCGTTGAAAAGATTTTGCGCCGTCTGCATCGTAACCGATTCCGACAGATCCATTTCGGCCGCCTGCTCTTCGGTTTTGACGTCGATGCTCCAGTCGCACAGTTTGTTTGCGAGGCGTACGTTTTGTCCCTGCTTTCCGATTGCAAGCGAAAACTGGCTTTCTTCGACGATCGCGAGCGCTTGACGTTTTTCCTGATCGAGGATAAACACGCGATTGACTTGTGCCGGCGAAAGCGCATTTTTAATAAATACCGCCGGATCGGGATCGAATTTTAAAACATCGATTTTTTCGCCGAGCAGTTCCCGTATGACGTTTTGGATACGCACGCCTTTTAAGCCGACACAGGCACCGACGGGATCGACGTCTTCGCGGTTTGACGAAACCGCAATCTTTGTGCGGTGCCCGGCGTCGCGTACGATTTTAACGATTTCGATCGTGCCGTCGGCGATTTCGGGCACTTCCATTTCGATAATCGAACGCACGAGTTCGGGATCGCTCCTTGAAAGGATAACCTGCAGTCCCGTCGATATGCGCCTGAGATTGACGATGAGCGCTTTGATGCGGTCGTCTTTTTCGTAGTGTTCTCTCGGCGATTGAAATTTAAGCGGGAGCACGCCTTCGAGCTTCCCCGCATTTCCGAGATCGACGTAGATGTCTCCGTTGCGTTCATATTGACAATAGCACACGACGATTTCGCCGATTTTATTTTTATATTCGTTGTACAATGTGTCGCGGTAGCTTTCGTTGAGTTCCTGATGAGCGGTTTGTTTTCCCGTCGTGACGGCCGACCGGTCGAAGGATTTCGGGTCTTCGAGGATATCGATTTCGTCGCCGAGTTCCACTTCGTCGCTGAGTTTTTTCGCATCTTCGAATTCGATTTCCGTCACCGGATCGTACACTCCGTCGACGACCGTTTTCCGCGAATAG
This Treponema socranskii subsp. buccale DNA region includes the following protein-coding sequences:
- the nusA gene encoding transcription termination factor NusA, whose protein sequence is MSEMAEAIRQLIQEKGYSEDSVKTIIENALKAAYKRTYGTSDNAIVKFNDDMSDVSIYSRKTVVDGVYDPVTEIEFEDAKKLSDEVELGDEIDILEDPKSFDRSAVTTGKQTAHQELNESYRDTLYNEYKNKIGEIVVCYCQYERNGDIYVDLGNAGKLEGVLPLKFQSPREHYEKDDRIKALIVNLRRISTGLQVILSRSDPELVRSIIEMEVPEIADGTIEIVKIVRDAGHRTKIAVSSNREDVDPVGACVGLKGVRIQNVIRELLGEKIDVLKFDPDPAVFIKNALSPAQVNRVFILDQEKRQALAIVEESQFSLAIGKQGQNVRLANKLCDWSIDVKTEEQAAEMDLSESVTMQTAQNLFNDDTGDDDYDEIKTVAELPGVDMRVAEILKNAGIEDIEQFVEAYDNGGLKHIEGLTESDLDGVDAIIKNTVEFVEDDNASRESAEEAADDEEVYHCPECGAVITLDMTHCPKCGVEFEFKEDEE
- a CDS encoding divergent PAP2 family protein; the protein is MLLSVKEQLKLFLANPVFLACICSWFCSQFLKTIIALLSHKIRSLSVLFEMMVWRTGSLPSSHSAIVAALTTSIGFHSGIHSDVFILSLCFLLVTVRDALGVRRANGIQAKRLNEIGKELDRQKIVAYTPIKEVQGHTPLEVIVGLLIGFSIGFAFSLLQ
- the infB gene encoding translation initiation factor IF-2 translates to MADEVEKKPEFVIHHKRQASTDKAPASPAEKKQKRVIIVKRAPKAADGAKTEKVRVVAKQDRKTAAAQKTVSETSDIVEKKTPADSKTSIQQTPEAPAKAAKSTAAPVKKAYDFNAVRPNVKAGNLSDRSRSAYRASSSRSQTGGFGSRPYRDSTGFTGAQARAGYQNRERENQQGGYTQGRGGRTGFSGTRTGFQGRSARPGFQNRPGFGGARPGGFGSPAAVPPPKGPAKKSFKGKKQVYRKTDEQLEDDKFFAQKKKTETPANVVPKSIDIMESISVSDLARKMNLKASDIIQKLMSQGMMVTINQSIDSDTATLVAAEYGCDVHLVSLYDETVIESEKDNAETVKPRPPIVTVMGHVDHGKTKTLDAIRHSHVAEGEFGGITQSIGAYSVSTEKGTITFLDTPGHEAFTMMRARGAQVTDIVILVVAADDGVMPQTLEAINHAKDAKVPIIVAVNKIDKPEANPDRVRTQLSEHGLTPEDWGGDTQYVNISALKGEGIDDLLDAVLLQAEMLELKADYNCRAEGKILESRVDQGRGIVATVIVQRGTLRQGDPFVAGIYSGHVRAMFNDRGKRIQEATPSMPVEVLGIESMPNAGDPFQVTESEKDAREVSVKRQELKRFEEARAVKKVTLENLYQTIDASNVKEFRVIIKADLQGSAEALKTALEKLSTKDIRLVVIHSSAGAINESDVTLASADRNAIIIGFNVRPTAKAKLLADQERVEIRKYSIIYKAVEEVQAAMEGMLTPDTKEEVTGTLEVRNTFKVPRVGIIAGCYVTDGFIKRSGSVHLIRDGIVKFTGKISSLKRFKDDAKEVAAGYECGVGIEDWQDIQVGDTLEAFELIKVARKLGDSLSEEAAANNAADASEGEKE
- a CDS encoding RnfABCDGE type electron transport complex subunit D, producing MNDMTDAFFKKKKPLRPFLYLSPSAQNISLISLCLLSLQVLMLALTKSWGSLIVIGASLSGFIGADLLHAKLVSSSRFSLVSAIFQGTVTGMLLPSTFHPVTVFCIAFSTMFLIKYLSGNFADHWINSAVLAVAFAWIVGMSAFPENPLTKDILQIKNPSHILIQNGVFPIMNGDRSVTEALNNTIFGFANISIPEGYISLLWDTHSIIPAFRFNALTLLASVVLFASGMQGLLIPASFAAVYTLLVRFVSPVFTGAMAGQGDMILSLCTGGTLFCAVFVVQQYGTVPLSKRGKILYGILAGIFAFAIAGCGTSSAGMIFAVLCANIVSPLIQAAEDRRDASRLRAMLSSLRREKDTR
- the rbfA gene encoding 30S ribosome-binding factor RbfA produces the protein MKQYRMQRLGDQLRDEISKLIITEQVKDPRVSTFLTVNRVDVSNDLCYGKVYVSSFLPDAQVKTGVEGLNSAAGFIQSTIAKKLRIRQFPHLTFYVDTAMKEGFEMVQKLNELEREGNAGGEAENARTAGDPAPHESQ
- a CDS encoding 4Fe-4S dicluster domain-containing protein; this translates as MKMIPVIHTNEGNLVKRAVNGFLQPVVTIPLSHETQDSLVCLVHPGDRVREGETIAVPSSSYPLRSGAKLHASVPGIVEDIVSCISPNGREERAVRIRLAGRFSYLGKKRFSENWRSLSPSEIIRRIADSGVINTFDTTEPASLASQIEYTEMKARNVLVVRLYDDDPKRITDSVLSKAFFDDIKTGAFIVSRALGGAGIVFAYDAENMQKAASAGKKGKSGEKSSAQSDGKPASIENADRSFMNVEGAPAPVCFVPVDITEYPAGFRNEIIDVVKKSAKEKPFNKISAGCVFVDAVSMIAVNNAICFGVPSVEQYVHVSGECIPAEALMKVRVGTTMRYLAEQCGGLKRSSAAVIVNGLMLGSFCASLDAPVTKYVKSISFLSAHRIPDRNELPCVRCGECRLVCPRHLSPDILYRHASGGAEAQKEYIDSAVLCSGCGLCNSVCPSRLSISQAITRMRHAGESL
- the truB gene encoding tRNA pseudouridine(55) synthase TruB, which gives rise to MRGGIVLFAKRPGVTSFSSLFSIKRALGTKKVGHTGTLDSFASGLLVVCTGSLTRIASYITSFNKTYDAVIEFGIETDTLEYTGKIVNTAPLPTKDDVLSAIKQYTGDILQTPPLFSALHINGERASDIARSGRVAEMPSRPVTVFASEAEEFLFEAGDRVKAVRVRFSVSKGTYIRSLARDIGSYCKSAAHLAGLRRLSVGSFRLEDAAGFSSLAPFTLRSVYQTIFDMQKAQSASCKADASEHTPHSGEDVQSEVREKMQMMTESLAAECGFGTVHILSEYEDDFKHGRPLFSSMFEKGADGACAASAVFSANGTCAFCGDGAIAVFGKHGNFLGMISRNGEDAYSYAFVISD